One window of the Grus americana isolate bGruAme1 chromosome 13, bGruAme1.mat, whole genome shotgun sequence genome contains the following:
- the CLEC3A gene encoding C-type lectin domain family 3 member A, producing MAQTGLMIFLLISILLLDQTISQASKFKARKHSKRRVKEKDDLKMQIDKLWREVNALKEMQALQTVCLRGTKAHKKCYLVSEGTKPFHEANEDCIAKGGTLAIPRNNDETNALRDYGKKSMPRASEFWLGVNDMINEGKFVDVNGMALQYFNWDHAQPNGGKRENCVFFSQSSQGKWVDEVCRTAKRYICEFLIP from the exons ATGGCACAAACTGGACTTATGATTTTTCTACTTATAAGCATACTACTGCTGGATCAGACCATCAGCCAGGCTTCCAAATTCAAAGCCAGGAAGCACAGCAAACGTAGAGTGAAAG aaaaagatgacCTAAAGATGCAGATTGACAAATTGTGGCGAGAAGTAAATGCtctgaaagaaatgcaagcaCTTCAGACAG TCTGTCTTCGTGGGACAAAGGCCCATAAGAAGTGCTACCTCGTATCAGAAGGCACCAAACCTTTTCATGAAGCCAACGAAGACTGCATAGCCAAGGGAGGGACACTGGCTATCCCAAGGAATAATGACGAAACAAACGCTCTTCGAGATTATGGCAAAAAAAGCATGCCTAGAGCATCTGAGTTTTGGTTGGGTGTCAATGACATGATAAATGAAGGGAAATTTGTTGATGTCAATGGCATGGCTCTACAGTACTTCAATTGGGATCACGCCCAACCAAATGGGGGGAAGCGTGAAaactgtgtctttttttctcagtcatcACAAGGCAAGTGGGTGGATGAAGTCTGTCGTACTGCCAAAAGGTATATTTGTGAATTTCTGATCCCATAA